GAAATCATCGACAACGTCGTGGATATGGCGCACTTCTTCTACATCCACGGCGCATTGCCGACCTACTTCAAGAACATCTTCGAAGGACACGTCGCGACGCAGTACATGAACGGCGAGGGCCGTCCCGACATGGGGGGCACCGAAGGCGCACAGATGCTGGGCAACACGTCGGTGGCGTCCTACTTTGGGCCGTCCTTCATGATCGACGACCTGACCTACCACTACCGGCACGGCGACGCCCAGTCGATCCTGATCAACTGCCATTACCCGATCGACTCGAATTCCTTTGTGCTGCAATATGGCATCATTGTCAAGAAATCAGAGACGCTGTCCGGCGACGAGGCCATGCGGACCGCGATCACGCTCGGCGACTACATCAAGCTCGGCTTCGAGCAGGATGTCCAGATCTGGCGGCACAAGGCACGCATCGATAATCCGCTCCTGGTCGAGGAAGACGGCCCGGTCTACCAACTCCGGCGCTGGTATCAGCAGTTCTACGTCGACGCCGCCGAGGTCGAGCCGGATATGGTGGACCGCTTCGAGTTCGAGCTGGACACCTCCAGGCCTTATGAGGCGTGGATGAAAGAGGTGGAAGCGAACATGGCGGCCCAGGGAGCCGTGGCGGGCTCGGGGTGATGGCGTCCGATCCGGCCGTCCGGACCGACAATCGGCTCGACGAAATGCCGATGATGCCCGTGGCATGTCGCAGCTGCGGCGCACGAGTGCTGGTCCGCAAGAGCACCTGGAGCCAAACCAGCGTGCAGTGGAACGCCGACGCGACGGACCGATGCACCGAGCGCGCCGAAGCCCGGAAGGTGTCGGCGCACGCCAGCCGCGGTGTGTTCCTGGTGTGTTCGGCGCTGCGCGAGTCGATTCTCGACGCGGTGCGGCACGGGGAGCTGGCCATCGTCGACGATTAGCGTCGTCTGAGAAATCGTGTCCCTGGTCGCGTGATTCGGCCGCAAAGGTGCGCGACGCGGCCCGTGGCCTTGACTGCACCCGCCGAGCACCGGCTCAATGGATACCGATCGCTCGGTGCAATTCCCTTTGCAATGAAGGAGTTTCATGGTTGACAACACCGTCGACTATCTCGTGATCGGTGGCGGATCGGCTGGATG
The DNA window shown above is from Mycobacterium sp. Aquia_216 and carries:
- a CDS encoding Rieske 2Fe-2S domain-containing protein, giving the protein MHDTDEVRLIEAQAAPTRFARGWHCLGLTRDFGDGKPHAINAFGQKLVVFRSGDGKINVLDGYCRHMGGDLSQGEVKGDEIACPFHDWRWGGDGRCKQVPYARRAPRLARTATWTTLEQDGMLFVWNDPERKPPPPEVTIPRIEGATSDEWTDWHWYTTIVGSNCREIIDNVVDMAHFFYIHGALPTYFKNIFEGHVATQYMNGEGRPDMGGTEGAQMLGNTSVASYFGPSFMIDDLTYHYRHGDAQSILINCHYPIDSNSFVLQYGIIVKKSETLSGDEAMRTAITLGDYIKLGFEQDVQIWRHKARIDNPLLVEEDGPVYQLRRWYQQFYVDAAEVEPDMVDRFEFELDTSRPYEAWMKEVEANMAAQGAVAGSG
- a CDS encoding ferredoxin: MASDPAVRTDNRLDEMPMMPVACRSCGARVLVRKSTWSQTSVQWNADATDRCTERAEARKVSAHASRGVFLVCSALRESILDAVRHGELAIVDD